GGCCTTTTGAGTGTAATGTATGTGGGAAATCTTTTACCTTCAGCTCCAGCCTGCGCTATCATCACAGGATCCACACTGGGGAGAAGCCTTACGAGTGTACCGATTGTGGGAAATCGTTTAACAATCGGTGGACACTCATTCGACACCGGAGGATTCACACCGGGGAAAAGCCGTATGTGTGCAGTAAGTGCGGGAAATCTTTTACGTGTAGCTCCACCCTGCAGTATCATCAAAGAGGCCACCTTGGAGAGAGGCCTTATGAGTGCAGTGAATGTGGTAGGTCCTTTACCACTAGTTCTGCTCTCCGTTATCATCAGAGTGTCCACTCAGGAGAAAGACCTTATAAGTGCACCGAATGTGGGAAGTCTTTTATATCTAGGTCTGACCTTCGTTATCACCAGAAAGTTCATTCTGGAGAAAGACCTTACGAGTGCAATGAATGTGGAAAGTCCTTTATTCGAAGAAATAACCTCACTTTACATCAGAGAGTTCACACAGGGGAAAGGCCGTACAAGTGTAACGAATGTGGGAAATCTTTCAATAATAAGTGGACACTCATTCAGCACCAGAGGGTTCACACGGGAGAAAAGCCTTATGTTTGCAATGAGTGTGGGAAATCTTTTACATGTAGTTCCACCCTCTGTTATCACCAGAGAGTGCATGCAGGGAAGCGACCGTACGAGTGCAGTGAATGTGGGAAGTCCTTCACATCTAGTTCCACTCTTCGTTATCATCAGAGGGCGCACACAGGAGAAAGGCCGTACAAGTGCCATGAATGTGGGAAGACGTTCACTTTCAGCGCCAGCCTCCGTTACCATCACAGAGTTCACACTGGAGAAAGGCCGTACGAGTGCAATGAATGTGGAAAGACTTTTAAAGATAAATCCCAATTCAATAAACACCAGAGAGGCCACACTGGTGAGAGACCTTATGAGTGTAGCGAATGTGGAAAGACCTTTATCCACAAATCTTCCCTCTCCATACACCAGAAGATTCACAATAGAGACAGGTCTTACGAATGCAGAGCATGTGGGAAATCTTTtacctctctctctggccttggtTATCATCAGAGAGTCCACAAAGGAGAAAAGCCTTATGTGTGCGGTGAATGCGGGAAATCCTTTACTAATAGCTCGATTCTGATTCGACACCAGAGAGTTCACACAGGAGAAAGGCCGTATGTCTGCAGTCAGTGTGGGAAATCCTTTACCAGTAGTGCCACCCTTTCTTATCATCAGAGAGTTCACGCAGGAAAAAGGCCTTATGAGTGCACTGAGTGTGGGAAATCTTTTACGTCGAGTTCTACTCTCCGCTACCATCAGAGAGTTCACTCCGGAGATCGCCCTTACGAGTGCACTGAATGTGGAAAGTCTTTTATCACTAGCTCAAAACTACGTTATCATCAAAGAATTCACACTGGAGAAAGGCCTTATGAGTGCAATGAATGTGGAAAGTCTTTTAGAGATAGTTCGCAATTCAGTCAGCATCGAAGAGGTCACACCGGAGTGAGACCTTTTGAATGCACTGAATGTGGAAAGTTTTATATGCGCAAATCTACCCTCTCTCAACACCAGAGAGTTCACGCCAGAGAAAGAACTTAGATGTGACATGCATGTGCAGTTGTTTATTGTGATAACTCTGGAGGAAACTCTTGAGAAGCATCTGTCtgaaatgaattttatata
This window of the Suncus etruscus isolate mSunEtr1 chromosome 14, mSunEtr1.pri.cur, whole genome shotgun sequence genome carries:
- the LOC126027974 gene encoding zinc finger protein 850-like translates to MCSVCGKTFRYKSSFIVHQRLHNGKKLYTCECGKSFKRSSTLVRHQLIHAGERPYKCSKCGKSLCQKSALVYLQRCHNEENSYVCSECARYFNYSSVFVHHRKFQTGEKPYRCSDCGKSFTSLSALGYHQRSHTGERPYECAECGKSFISKPDLRYHQRVHSGERPFECNVCGKSFITRTALRYHHRVHTGERPYACTQCGKSFTRRNNLIIHLRVHSGERPFECNVCGKSFTFSSSLRYHHRIHTGEKPYECTDCGKSFNNRWTLIRHRRIHTGEKPYVCSKCGKSFTCSSTLQYHQRGHLGERPYECSECGRSFTTSSALRYHQSVHSGERPYKCTECGKSFISRSDLRYHQKVHSGERPYECNECGKSFIRRNNLTLHQRVHTGERPYKCNECGKSFNNKWTLIQHQRVHTGEKPYVCNECGKSFTCSSTLCYHQRVHAGKRPYECSECGKSFTSSSTLRYHQRAHTGERPYKCHECGKTFTFSASLRYHHRVHTGERPYECNECGKTFKDKSQFNKHQRGHTGERPYECSECGKTFIHKSSLSIHQKIHNRDRSYECRACGKSFTSLSGLGYHQRVHKGEKPYVCGECGKSFTNSSILIRHQRVHTGERPYVCSQCGKSFTSSATLSYHQRVHAGKRPYECTECGKSFTSSSTLRYHQRVHSGDRPYECTECGKSFITSSKLRYHQRIHTGERPYECNECGKSFRDSSQFSQHRRGHTGVRPFECTECGKFYMRKSTLSQHQRVHARERT